One window from the genome of Vibrio vulnificus NBRC 15645 = ATCC 27562 encodes:
- a CDS encoding response regulator translates to MNANTRVMIIEDDMAIAQLHHKYLQQMDGFEVIGIATTQAEAEMQLSVFEPDLVLLDVYLPDGSGLEILNQIRGSNRHCDVILITAARDVETLQTAMRGGVVDYLLKPVMFPRLESALNKYRAQRVQLGTVSDLNQGLVDKMLQASSTQEIVSNRLPKGIDGVTLDKIRTLFQGELSYTADEAGEQIGASRTTARRYLEYLISSGELAADLNYGTVGRPERTYRKVHR, encoded by the coding sequence ATGAACGCCAATACCCGAGTGATGATAATTGAAGATGATATGGCGATTGCTCAGCTTCATCATAAGTATTTGCAGCAAATGGACGGCTTCGAGGTGATTGGCATTGCGACCACACAAGCCGAAGCCGAAATGCAGTTGTCCGTGTTCGAGCCCGATTTGGTTTTGCTCGATGTTTACCTTCCTGATGGCAGTGGGTTGGAGATCCTCAATCAAATTCGCGGCAGCAATCGTCATTGTGACGTCATTTTGATTACCGCAGCAAGAGATGTGGAAACGCTACAAACCGCAATGCGTGGCGGTGTGGTGGACTATTTGTTGAAACCCGTGATGTTTCCACGGCTGGAAAGTGCCTTGAACAAATACCGTGCGCAACGAGTGCAACTGGGAACGGTGTCCGATCTCAATCAAGGCTTGGTGGATAAAATGCTGCAAGCAAGCAGTACGCAGGAAATCGTATCCAACCGGCTACCCAAAGGTATCGATGGGGTTACCCTTGATAAAATTCGAACCTTATTTCAAGGCGAGCTTTCTTATACTGCCGATGAAGCGGGGGAGCAAATCGGGGCCAGTCGCACCACGGCAAGGCGCTATCTTGAATATTTGATCAGTTCGGGTGAGCTTGCTGCCGATTTGAATTACGGTACGGTCGGTCGCCCTGAACGAACGTATCGCAAAGTTCATCGTTAA
- a CDS encoding ATP-binding protein, with protein sequence MTWQSISFRKRMLVIMTLSGLIELLILVAAGFAYLKYTQEQEMGQKALGVAQFLANSTTVVELVENRDNVTYQAKFRELTEALGAAFIVVGDREGIRLIHPLDERLGLPMRGGDNARALEEGEAYISTARGSLGYSVRGKAAVFNSAGEVIGVVSVGYLLDRLQDRIEPFAWFLIAMTLLVVAANALVSNYASRKFQRAILGFEPEEIGRLYGELDVTMSTIKEGVLSIDANGVLRSINRSAAHILGLEPTQVLNKPLSDALPASDLYRVLETGQEDHDIELYLNQKRLIANRSPVYVDGKIVGAVSSFRLRDEISELTEQLSQTKEYADLLRSQTHEHRNKLNTISGLVQMGELDAVQQLIGQETAHYQGLIEFLRDTIKDPLVAGMLLGKTERARELGLELVVEEGARLEPLSAWLSPEDITTILGNLIDNAFDATMSAIAQEGNFARSRRTIEVSISDYGTEVILEVQDQGCGLPTQFSTEQLLEKGISSKATSMRGVGLYLVNQLAARYGGSIEMAENDKFGTRMTVYLPKEEQR encoded by the coding sequence ATGACGTGGCAAAGCATCAGTTTTCGTAAAAGAATGCTGGTCATTATGACGCTCTCTGGTTTGATTGAGTTGCTTATCCTCGTAGCAGCGGGCTTTGCCTACCTCAAATACACACAAGAGCAAGAAATGGGGCAGAAAGCACTGGGTGTGGCTCAATTTCTTGCCAACTCGACCACCGTGGTTGAGCTGGTTGAAAACCGTGACAATGTCACCTATCAAGCAAAGTTTCGTGAACTAACGGAAGCATTAGGTGCTGCGTTCATCGTTGTTGGTGACCGAGAAGGCATTCGTTTAATCCACCCCCTTGATGAACGTCTTGGTTTGCCGATGCGTGGTGGTGATAACGCCCGAGCATTGGAAGAAGGCGAAGCGTATATCTCGACAGCAAGAGGTTCACTGGGCTATTCGGTGCGTGGCAAAGCGGCTGTGTTTAACTCGGCGGGTGAGGTCATCGGCGTGGTCTCTGTGGGTTATCTGCTTGATCGATTGCAAGACAGAATAGAGCCATTTGCGTGGTTTTTAATTGCTATGACGTTACTGGTGGTTGCTGCGAATGCCTTGGTTTCCAATTACGCTTCTCGTAAATTTCAACGGGCGATTTTGGGATTTGAACCAGAAGAAATTGGTCGTTTATATGGTGAGCTTGATGTGACCATGAGTACCATTAAAGAAGGGGTGTTAAGTATTGACGCCAACGGCGTTTTGCGTTCCATCAACCGCAGTGCGGCGCACATTCTCGGGTTAGAACCGACTCAAGTGCTGAACAAACCGCTCTCAGATGCGTTACCTGCCAGTGATCTGTACCGGGTACTCGAGACGGGACAAGAAGATCACGATATTGAACTTTACCTCAACCAAAAGAGGTTGATTGCCAACCGAAGCCCGGTTTACGTGGATGGCAAAATTGTCGGCGCAGTGTCCAGCTTTCGTTTGCGTGATGAAATTTCTGAGCTCACTGAACAGCTTTCTCAAACCAAAGAGTATGCCGATTTATTGCGCTCACAAACGCATGAGCATCGCAACAAACTTAATACCATCAGTGGCCTAGTTCAGATGGGCGAGCTCGACGCGGTTCAACAGCTTATCGGTCAGGAGACGGCACACTATCAGGGGCTGATCGAGTTTCTACGCGATACGATCAAAGATCCATTGGTGGCGGGCATGTTGCTAGGAAAAACAGAACGTGCGCGTGAGCTGGGCTTGGAGTTAGTGGTTGAAGAAGGGGCTCGTTTAGAGCCGCTAAGTGCTTGGCTCAGTCCAGAAGACATCACGACAATACTCGGTAACCTGATTGATAACGCCTTTGACGCGACAATGAGCGCAATTGCACAAGAAGGCAATTTTGCCCGTTCACGTAGAACCATTGAAGTCTCGATCAGTGACTATGGGACGGAAGTGATTCTCGAAGTACAGGACCAAGGTTGTGGTTTACCAACGCAGTTTTCCACTGAGCAGCTGCTTGAGAAAGGGATCTCAAGCAAAGCGACCAGCATGCGTGGGGTTGGGCTCTACTTAGTCAATCAATTAGCCGCACGTTATGGTGGCTCGATAGAGATGGCGGAGAATGACAAATTTGGCACAAGAATGACGGTCTATTTACCCAAGGAAGAACAAAGATGA
- a CDS encoding TolC family protein yields MKRHSKLLMIGLLSSSISLACQAAPITFQQAWQLLQENNHSLAAQRANVESQQHMQSATSSLNLPSISIGANYTRLDADVTVSGQQLLDSTGQHIAVPPAFQPIFGALANTTSTITERDIFTSSIRAIWPIFTGGRISAAQAAAEGKTDEARSQLSMETQARYEDLSKYYFSVVLAKEVLQTRQAVEQGLTQHRDFAIKLEKQGQIAHVERLQAEASLDKAKVETRKAQSNLDIAQSALSKILAQNDMVEPAEGLFINQHLPPLSAFTEQTLATYPGLDLLSAKEKQASALIKAEKGKYYPEVYLYGDYSLYEDDSLASEMKPDWLVGVGVNIPLLENTGRSDKVKAANSMVSQVQSLKAQAKEDLSVLVQKTYLEAQQAIDEVIGLESSIRLAKENLDLREKAFNQGLSTSLEVVDAQLYRASVETQQSAARFRYLLSLTKLLALSSEMNSFNQYQSSAYQPIQEASL; encoded by the coding sequence ATGAAACGACACAGTAAGCTATTGATGATTGGGCTGCTCTCGAGCTCCATATCGCTCGCCTGTCAGGCGGCACCCATTACCTTTCAGCAAGCATGGCAACTTTTGCAAGAAAACAACCACTCTCTTGCAGCACAACGCGCCAATGTTGAAAGCCAGCAACATATGCAAAGCGCCACCAGCAGTTTAAATCTGCCCTCTATTAGCATTGGGGCTAACTACACTCGTTTGGATGCCGATGTCACCGTGTCTGGACAACAACTTCTCGACAGCACAGGGCAACATATCGCAGTTCCTCCTGCCTTCCAGCCAATTTTTGGTGCGTTGGCCAATACGACATCTACGATCACAGAGCGAGATATCTTTACGTCTTCCATCCGTGCCATTTGGCCAATTTTCACTGGCGGTCGTATTTCAGCAGCACAAGCGGCTGCTGAAGGGAAAACCGATGAAGCCAGAAGCCAACTGTCGATGGAGACACAAGCGAGATACGAGGACTTAAGTAAATACTATTTCTCGGTCGTGTTAGCCAAGGAAGTCTTACAAACACGCCAAGCGGTGGAGCAAGGCTTAACACAGCATCGAGATTTCGCTATTAAGCTCGAAAAACAGGGCCAAATCGCCCATGTGGAACGCTTACAAGCAGAAGCCTCACTGGATAAAGCTAAGGTCGAAACACGAAAAGCTCAAAGTAACCTCGATATCGCGCAATCAGCCTTGAGCAAAATCTTGGCACAAAATGACATGGTCGAACCCGCTGAAGGGCTCTTCATCAACCAACATCTTCCTCCACTCTCCGCCTTTACTGAGCAGACACTCGCTACCTACCCAGGATTGGATTTACTCAGTGCAAAAGAGAAACAAGCCAGCGCGCTGATCAAAGCTGAGAAAGGGAAATACTACCCTGAGGTCTATCTTTACGGAGATTACAGCCTTTACGAAGATGATTCATTAGCCAGTGAGATGAAGCCTGATTGGCTGGTTGGTGTGGGCGTGAATATTCCGCTATTGGAAAACACTGGCCGCAGTGACAAAGTGAAGGCTGCCAACAGTATGGTCTCTCAAGTTCAATCTCTCAAAGCACAAGCGAAAGAAGATCTTTCGGTACTGGTACAAAAAACCTATTTGGAAGCGCAACAAGCCATCGACGAAGTCATCGGCCTTGAATCAAGTATTCGCCTAGCCAAAGAGAACCTAGATTTAAGAGAAAAAGCGTTCAACCAAGGCCTATCCACCTCTTTGGAAGTGGTTGATGCGCAGCTCTATCGCGCGAGCGTCGAAACCCAGCAATCTGCCGCACGATTTCGCTACTTACTCTCTTTGACCAAGTTATTGGCGCTCAGTAGCGAAATGAATAGCTTCAATCAATATCAATCATCTGCTTACCAACCGATTCAAGAGGCGTCACTATGA
- a CDS encoding HlyD family secretion protein, translating into MKSFKPVLLSLCAVGVVSWVGYSFYQAYQPEPVRLQGMIEAQQYSISSKVPGRIDQVLVRKGENITKGQLVFTLHSPEIEAKLEQAKAGEKAAGALAQEAEKGARSQQIQAAKDQWLKAKAAADLMEKTYQRVNNLYNDGVVAEQKRDEAMTQWQAAKYTESAAFQMYEMAKEGVRDETKLAAAEKARMAAGAVAEVEAYANDTRIESWFDGEVSQVLLQSGELAPQGFPVVTVIDTQDAWAVLNVREDLLKHFQKDQTFSAYLPALDKKIEFKVSHIAVMGDFATWRATDASKGFDLRTFEVEARPVTPAHDLRMGMSLVVEL; encoded by the coding sequence ATGAAATCATTTAAACCTGTTTTGCTGTCACTGTGTGCCGTCGGTGTCGTGAGCTGGGTCGGTTACAGCTTTTATCAAGCCTATCAACCAGAGCCAGTCCGCTTGCAAGGCATGATTGAAGCGCAGCAGTACAGTATTTCGTCTAAAGTACCAGGCCGTATCGATCAAGTCTTAGTGCGTAAAGGGGAAAATATCACCAAGGGGCAACTGGTTTTTACCCTGCATAGCCCAGAAATCGAAGCCAAGCTCGAACAAGCGAAAGCCGGTGAAAAAGCGGCAGGCGCCCTCGCTCAAGAAGCCGAAAAAGGAGCTCGTAGCCAACAGATTCAAGCAGCGAAAGACCAATGGCTAAAAGCCAAAGCCGCTGCAGATTTGATGGAGAAGACCTACCAACGCGTCAACAATCTGTATAACGATGGTGTTGTTGCAGAGCAAAAACGCGATGAAGCCATGACACAATGGCAAGCCGCCAAGTACACCGAAAGTGCAGCATTTCAAATGTACGAAATGGCAAAAGAAGGTGTCCGCGACGAAACCAAACTAGCAGCTGCTGAAAAAGCGCGCATGGCAGCCGGTGCTGTCGCAGAAGTAGAAGCGTACGCCAACGACACTCGTATCGAGAGCTGGTTTGACGGTGAAGTATCACAAGTGCTATTGCAAAGTGGTGAGCTTGCTCCTCAGGGCTTTCCTGTCGTCACGGTGATCGATACACAAGACGCTTGGGCGGTGCTGAATGTTCGAGAAGACCTATTAAAACACTTCCAAAAAGATCAAACGTTTTCAGCCTACCTACCTGCGCTGGACAAAAAGATCGAGTTTAAGGTGAGTCACATCGCTGTGATGGGTGATTTCGCGACATGGCGTGCAACCGATGCTTCCAAAGGGTTTGACCTGCGCACGTTTGAAGTCGAAGCGCGTCCAGTAACGCCGGCACACGATCTGCGCATGGGCATGAGTTTAGTGGTTGAGCTGTAA
- a CDS encoding ABC transporter permease yields MKPQFSQLHVLRHDKWLLSCLTWIPILLALLIWGVFSAGIARDLPIGVVDNAHSTLSRKLTHMLDASSTMSVDYQFSDVLQAKNAMIEGKVYAYVIIPDHFDRDIYLQRAPQVSVFYNSQYILIGRLINSAVVQAQGFFNAGLETMKSLSHGNSTVQGALGNAVTISTQISPLFNQNTNYAQFLVSAVVPAIWQIMIVVCSILILAANLRVYARKPEHLDRWLGNQPFKVISKTLAAYLPIFLLHGFAFLFWFYFMLDWPFQGHLLPIMIAQLATTIACMIMGAFFFFMTLDAARAMSFAGAFTAPSFAFMGITFPVSDMGSLAQFWRSLLPISHYIEVQVAQASYGTSALTSLTHLLPMAGYVLPAFLAVVLAKRHLKKTEATNVPV; encoded by the coding sequence ATGAAACCACAATTCTCACAATTGCATGTGTTGAGACACGACAAATGGTTGTTGTCGTGTCTCACTTGGATCCCTATCCTGTTGGCACTGCTGATTTGGGGCGTGTTCTCAGCGGGCATCGCTCGAGATTTGCCTATCGGCGTGGTGGATAACGCACACAGCACACTCTCGAGAAAGCTTACTCACATGCTGGATGCGTCATCCACGATGAGTGTCGACTATCAGTTTAGCGATGTACTACAAGCCAAAAATGCCATGATAGAAGGAAAGGTTTATGCCTATGTCATCATTCCTGACCATTTCGACCGCGATATCTACCTACAACGCGCACCACAAGTCTCGGTGTTTTATAACAGTCAATACATATTGATTGGCCGGTTAATCAATTCAGCAGTCGTGCAAGCTCAAGGTTTCTTTAATGCAGGTCTTGAGACCATGAAATCCTTGAGTCATGGCAATAGCACGGTACAAGGCGCTTTGGGGAATGCTGTCACTATTTCCACGCAAATCTCCCCTTTATTTAACCAAAACACCAACTATGCGCAGTTTTTGGTTTCTGCTGTTGTGCCCGCGATTTGGCAAATCATGATCGTTGTCTGTTCCATTCTTATTCTCGCCGCCAATTTGCGTGTCTATGCGAGAAAACCGGAACATCTTGATCGATGGCTTGGCAATCAACCATTCAAAGTCATCAGCAAAACACTCGCGGCTTATCTGCCCATCTTCCTCTTGCATGGTTTTGCTTTCCTATTTTGGTTCTATTTCATGCTTGATTGGCCATTCCAAGGCCATTTACTTCCGATCATGATCGCGCAGTTAGCCACCACCATCGCTTGTATGATCATGGGTGCATTCTTTTTCTTCATGACATTGGATGCAGCGCGAGCCATGAGTTTCGCCGGCGCATTTACCGCCCCGAGCTTCGCATTTATGGGCATTACTTTCCCAGTCTCAGACATGGGTTCATTGGCGCAATTCTGGCGTAGCTTACTGCCTATCAGTCACTACATCGAAGTCCAAGTCGCACAAGCCAGTTACGGGACGAGCGCGTTAACTTCACTCACTCATTTGCTACCTATGGCCGGTTACGTACTGCCCGCCTTTTTGGCTGTGGTGCTGGCAAAACGCCATCTAAAGAAAACGGAGGCGACAAATGTCCCTGTTTGA
- a CDS encoding ABC transporter permease has product MSLFELFKAEIKALFTNPVVTLTVFGGVVFYSFLYPLPYANQTPREQTISVVNLDMSATSLKLERMVDATPQVHVVRRDYTIEAAKQAFLEGKISGILVIPEHFYRDLLLGKSPTLSYAGDASYFLVYGTVVEGLAQTGGTLAAQVKVSKLVMDGVPLSLAANQYSAVKLNLKPTFNPTMGYVEYVVPAVFVLILQQTLIMAAGLMVGTQKHGHGYWTSQPRWKLLSVRTLVLVGVYYLLSAYYFGASFTMHQVNTLGHATQLLTLLLPFLIASCLAGYWLGELLPRRELVTLVVLISSMPLIFLAGFIWPVEMIPTPLLWLAQLSPSTNAIKGFLALNQMGASWQQIANYWSTLWLVAAFWLVLCLFQTVQQRRAAKRLA; this is encoded by the coding sequence ATGTCCCTGTTTGAGTTGTTCAAAGCGGAGATAAAGGCCCTTTTCACCAACCCGGTGGTGACACTCACTGTCTTTGGTGGTGTGGTTTTCTATTCGTTCCTGTACCCTCTTCCGTACGCGAATCAAACCCCTCGGGAACAGACCATATCCGTCGTAAATCTCGACATGAGCGCCACGAGTCTCAAGCTGGAACGGATGGTCGATGCCACACCACAAGTGCATGTTGTCCGTCGCGACTATACGATTGAAGCGGCAAAACAAGCGTTCCTAGAGGGAAAAATCAGCGGCATATTGGTAATTCCAGAGCATTTTTATCGCGATTTGTTACTTGGAAAAAGCCCGACACTCTCCTATGCAGGCGACGCCTCTTACTTTTTAGTCTATGGCACGGTGGTTGAAGGTCTGGCTCAAACCGGAGGTACTTTAGCTGCGCAAGTGAAAGTATCCAAACTGGTCATGGATGGCGTACCCCTTTCGCTGGCAGCCAACCAATACAGTGCGGTAAAGCTAAATCTAAAACCGACCTTTAACCCAACCATGGGATACGTTGAGTATGTTGTGCCCGCTGTGTTTGTGCTGATCCTTCAGCAGACCTTAATCATGGCGGCGGGTTTGATGGTTGGCACGCAAAAACATGGTCACGGATACTGGACTAGCCAACCTCGTTGGAAGCTGCTCTCTGTTAGAACTCTGGTATTGGTTGGTGTGTACTACCTTTTAAGTGCGTACTATTTTGGTGCCAGCTTTACCATGCATCAGGTCAACACTTTAGGCCATGCTACCCAGTTGTTGACGCTCTTGTTACCCTTCCTCATCGCATCGTGTTTGGCTGGTTATTGGTTGGGTGAGCTACTGCCGCGACGAGAGCTTGTCACCCTAGTGGTGCTGATTAGCTCCATGCCACTGATCTTCTTAGCGGGTTTCATTTGGCCTGTAGAGATGATACCAACACCGCTGCTATGGCTGGCACAACTGAGCCCAAGCACCAACGCAATCAAAGGATTCTTAGCCCTCAATCAAATGGGCGCGAGTTGGCAACAAATCGCCAACTATTGGAGCACCTTGTGGTTAGTAGCAGCATTTTGGTTGGTACTTTGTCTCTTCCAAACCGTTCAACAGCGACGCGCAGCTAAAAGACTGGCTTAA
- a CDS encoding helix-turn-helix transcriptional regulator, protein MEKDIHSSISRFSQLIDSLYQAPVHPRGFEPFLEQMVGEFRLADAVFHIQSNYRGELVSGWMAGPQIDAVIEYIEQDLARGNIINDFIATNPIGRFYSLNKHIGRQHDLTPQEQKVEDWFDRHGFCDVATALIGHADGNIAFLSVHRNQSESPLDETELYLLEKLVPHIQRAFSLYQQFKTSQQYTNNLTQIISQLPHAALLYDSKGAYVAANHKAKDLLALQENVKLLPSELSFCDATLRHEFLLNVQETLHLVRVRNHDACKVMHLSSQRGGLTLLFVAIGLEAQTIPQSYPLAAESNQLMEEGIGCIIYLYDREKSATLNPTLLKPIFNFTDAETEVCQLLALGYSRDEIAQLSHRSPHTIKDHIKSIYSKTGTGKQSDLIATILTSPAHTP, encoded by the coding sequence ATGGAAAAGGATATCCATTCATCGATTAGTCGTTTTAGCCAACTTATTGATTCTCTCTACCAAGCTCCTGTTCATCCTCGTGGATTCGAACCGTTTCTAGAGCAAATGGTGGGCGAGTTTCGTTTGGCCGACGCAGTCTTTCATATTCAGTCAAACTACCGTGGAGAGCTGGTTTCAGGCTGGATGGCCGGCCCACAAATTGATGCTGTCATTGAGTACATAGAGCAAGATCTCGCGCGCGGCAATATCATTAACGACTTCATCGCCACAAACCCCATCGGGCGATTTTATTCTCTAAATAAACACATCGGCAGACAACACGACTTAACCCCGCAAGAACAGAAAGTCGAAGACTGGTTTGACCGCCACGGTTTTTGCGATGTTGCTACCGCTTTGATTGGCCATGCAGATGGCAACATTGCCTTCCTCAGTGTGCATCGAAATCAAAGTGAGTCACCACTGGATGAAACCGAACTTTATCTATTGGAAAAGCTGGTCCCTCACATTCAACGTGCATTTTCGCTTTATCAGCAGTTCAAAACCTCACAGCAATACACTAATAATCTTACTCAAATCATCAGCCAGTTGCCTCATGCTGCGCTGCTTTATGACAGCAAAGGCGCTTACGTTGCCGCCAATCACAAAGCGAAAGATCTCCTCGCGTTGCAGGAAAACGTTAAGCTGCTACCCAGTGAACTTAGCTTCTGTGACGCCACATTACGCCATGAGTTTCTGCTCAATGTTCAAGAAACCCTGCATCTTGTCAGAGTCAGAAATCACGATGCGTGTAAGGTGATGCATCTGTCTTCACAACGTGGTGGGCTAACGCTACTGTTTGTCGCAATCGGCTTGGAAGCGCAAACTATTCCACAAAGCTATCCTCTCGCCGCAGAATCCAATCAGCTTATGGAAGAAGGCATTGGCTGCATCATTTATCTCTACGATAGAGAAAAAAGTGCAACACTCAACCCGACTCTCCTCAAGCCAATCTTCAATTTTACCGATGCAGAAACCGAAGTTTGCCAATTGTTGGCGTTAGGCTACAGCCGAGATGAAATTGCTCAACTCAGTCACCGCTCTCCTCACACCATCAAAGATCACATCAAATCTATCTACAGTAAAACCGGTACGGGCAAACAATCTGATCTGATTGCCACCATTCTCACCAGCCCTGCACATACCCCCTAA
- a CDS encoding chromosome segregation ATPase — protein MVTSSNNHHDDQDDVVVIEERDNKTVVYIAVAAILGMAFGGLLGSHFTAKKWEANYQTLEQQYKSTVDDRSKLVANLQTREAELDKELDAKLESELAIRQKEHQAEIEKLQNQLTEMEKLNIALEGQLKTQQSRIDSTQVENEKLNRQADMQANMFERSRELFRREMEISQDLEKLEKEREALVPAFDKLKSECEVYLAGKSWDAKSDACDKQDEASSRLSQIDQLIEVYKMDLKQIRTITQDLGLQ, from the coding sequence GTGGTGACATCGTCAAATAATCATCATGACGATCAAGATGATGTGGTCGTGATTGAAGAGCGTGATAACAAAACGGTTGTCTATATAGCGGTTGCGGCCATTTTAGGCATGGCCTTTGGTGGATTGCTCGGCTCACATTTTACTGCCAAGAAATGGGAAGCAAATTACCAGACGTTAGAACAGCAATATAAGTCGACCGTTGATGATCGAAGTAAGCTGGTGGCAAATTTGCAAACGCGTGAAGCCGAGCTAGATAAAGAACTGGATGCGAAGTTGGAAAGTGAACTTGCAATTCGTCAGAAAGAGCATCAGGCAGAAATCGAAAAGTTGCAAAATCAACTGACAGAGATGGAAAAGCTTAACATCGCTCTGGAAGGGCAATTGAAAACACAACAGTCTCGCATTGATTCTACCCAAGTTGAGAATGAAAAACTCAACCGCCAAGCGGATATGCAGGCGAATATGTTTGAGCGATCTCGCGAACTGTTTCGTCGTGAGATGGAGATTAGCCAAGATCTTGAGAAGTTGGAAAAAGAGCGCGAGGCTTTGGTGCCTGCTTTCGACAAGCTTAAGAGTGAATGTGAAGTCTATTTGGCTGGGAAATCCTGGGATGCTAAGTCAGATGCGTGTGACAAACAAGATGAAGCGTCGTCACGTTTAAGCCAGATCGATCAGCTTATCGAAGTGTACAAAATGGATTTGAAACAAATTCGAACTATTACGCAAGATTTAGGATTGCAGTAA
- a CDS encoding alanine/glycine:cation symporter family protein, which translates to MNDLQSLLQTIDSFVWGPPLLILLVGTGVYFTFSLGLIQFKHLPTALAMVFSKDKSTQQQGDVSSFAALCTALSATIGTGNIVGVATAIKLGGPGALFWMWLAALFGMATKYAECLLAVKYRKVDDKGQMVGGPMYYLQYGVGSKALAIMFAIFALGVACFGIGTFPQVNAILDASEISLGVSREISASVLTLLVAFVTLGGIKSIASVAGKVVPAMALFYVLACLSVIIMNADQLLNAIELVLVSAFTSTAATGGFLGASIMLAIQSGIARGVFSNESGLGSAPMAAAAAKTDSCVKQGLISMTGTFFDTIVICTMTGLALILTGAWQSDFAGAAMTTHAFAVGLQAETLGPMLVSVGLMFFAFTTILGWNYYGERCVVFLLGTKAILPYKIIFLALVASGAFMQLDMIWILADIVNGLMAIPNLIGLIALRHVVIEETKLFFNPSSQSDDFDAVKA; encoded by the coding sequence ATGAACGACCTTCAATCTTTACTACAAACTATCGATAGCTTTGTCTGGGGACCACCTTTGCTGATTCTTCTGGTCGGCACCGGAGTCTATTTCACATTTAGCCTAGGCTTAATTCAGTTTAAGCACCTACCGACTGCTCTTGCGATGGTGTTTAGTAAAGACAAATCCACACAACAGCAAGGTGATGTATCTAGCTTTGCCGCGTTGTGTACCGCCCTTTCTGCCACCATTGGTACAGGTAATATTGTTGGTGTGGCCACCGCAATTAAATTGGGTGGACCTGGCGCTCTTTTTTGGATGTGGCTCGCCGCTTTGTTTGGTATGGCGACCAAATACGCCGAGTGTTTGCTGGCGGTTAAATATCGCAAAGTAGACGATAAAGGCCAAATGGTGGGTGGCCCGATGTACTACCTTCAATACGGTGTTGGCTCGAAAGCATTGGCGATCATGTTTGCGATTTTTGCGCTAGGCGTTGCTTGTTTTGGTATCGGTACTTTCCCACAAGTTAACGCGATTTTAGATGCGAGTGAGATTTCACTGGGCGTATCACGAGAGATTTCTGCATCGGTACTGACTCTGCTTGTCGCGTTTGTCACATTAGGTGGCATTAAATCTATCGCAAGCGTCGCGGGTAAAGTGGTTCCGGCCATGGCACTCTTTTATGTGTTGGCGTGTTTGAGTGTCATCATCATGAACGCCGACCAATTGCTCAACGCGATTGAGTTAGTCTTGGTTTCGGCATTTACCTCCACAGCGGCCACTGGAGGCTTCTTGGGCGCTAGTATCATGTTGGCCATTCAATCGGGCATTGCTCGTGGTGTATTCTCGAACGAATCCGGTTTAGGAAGTGCGCCGATGGCAGCCGCAGCAGCCAAAACTGACTCTTGTGTGAAGCAAGGCTTAATCTCAATGACAGGCACCTTCTTCGACACTATCGTCATTTGTACAATGACCGGTCTTGCTCTTATTTTGACGGGGGCTTGGCAAAGTGATTTTGCTGGTGCCGCGATGACAACACATGCCTTTGCCGTGGGTTTACAAGCAGAAACCTTAGGACCAATGTTGGTGTCTGTTGGCCTGATGTTCTTTGCATTTACCACCATTTTGGGCTGGAACTATTACGGTGAGCGTTGCGTCGTGTTCCTACTTGGTACCAAAGCTATCCTACCTTACAAGATCATCTTTCTTGCATTGGTGGCTTCAGGCGCGTTTATGCAATTGGATATGATTTGGATCTTGGCCGACATTGTCAATGGTCTTATGGCCATTCCTAACCTCATTGGTTTGATCGCGTTGCGCCATGTGGTGATTGAAGAGACGAAGCTGTTTTTCAATCCCTCTTCTCAGTCAGACGACTTTGACGCTGTTAAAGCCTAA